The Tessaracoccus timonensis sequence GCCCCGCACCTGCCGCCCATCGGGGAACACGAGGCGCACATCGTAGCCCTTGAGTGCAGCAGACTCCTTGCCGATCGCTTCGACGACGCTCATCGCCTGCGTGGAATCGCGCACCGCCACCGTCATCCTTCGCTGCAACACCGTGAACTCGCCAGTCTTCGACGACGCATGCGCAAGCACCCGTTCATAGGCGGCGAACTGCTCGGCCTGGTCCGGGTTTCCGGGGGCGAGCTCGATCGTCGAGCTCTCACCCTCGATACTCAAGGCCGGGCGCTCACCGTCGACGACATCCCTAGCGATCAGATCGTGCATCACGGCGACGGCGAACGCCTCGTCGGAGAGCGTGACCCGTGCTGTGAAATTGGTGATCGAGCCCAGCGCGACGGGGGCGTCCTCCAGCCAGCGGATCCACCGTAGGTCGGCCGGCCCGGGCTGCGGGCCCTGACCGTCGTGCTCGTACTCCACCGGCACCTGCCACGGCCTGCTCACGATCATCGCCTCCGGCTCGCTGTCGCGGCCGGCTTCATTCACGAGTGAGAACAGCGTCTTGCCAAGCCCCTCGAGGTCGTCACACTGCGAATCAATCTTGATGGTCCACGGCTCGGCGTTGTGCTCGAACTGCTTGACGCACTCCGTCGCGCTGATCTGCTCGAGCGCGGCGGATGGTTCGAGTGACGGCGTCGCGCTCGTCCCTGACTGCGTCGCTGACGATGTCGGAGTGCTCGGATCCCTCGGCGAGGTGGGCATACAGCCCACCAGTAGCACCGACAACCCGATTACCCATATACGTCGCATGCGTAGGAGTGTAAGTGCGAGCAGGCTGAGCCTCAGACGAGCACCGCGGTACCTGGGCCCTCACCATCGGTGATTTCGCCCAGCACCCAGGAGCTGATGCCGCGCCGTTCAAGCAGCGCGAGTGCACCGTCGACGGACTCCGCGGGCAAGATGGCGGCCATGCCCACACCCATGTTCAAGGTGGCGTCGACGTCGGCCTGCGTGAGCCCACCCACCTGCTGCACGAGCTGGAAGACGGGCGAAGGCGTCCACGACGAGCGCTGCAGCCGCGCGCTCAGACCGTCGGGGATCACCCGCGCGAGGTTCGCTTCGAGCCCGCCGCCGGTGATGTGCGAGAACGCGTGCGTCTCCACCTCGTCGATGAGCGCCAGCACGTCAAGGGCATACACCTTCGTCGGCTCCAGCAGCTCCTCCCCCAGCGTGCGCCCGAGCTCGTCGACGTGGCGGTCGAGCTGCCAGCCCGCCTCCTGCAGCAACACGTGCCGCACGAGCGAATAGCCATTGGAGTGCAGGCCCGACGAGGCCATCGCGACGACGACGTCGCCCGCCTGCACCCGCTCGGGGCCGAGAATCTTGGCGCGCTCCACCACGCCCGTCGTGGCGCCGGCGACGTCGTACTCGTCGGGACCGAGCAGGCCAGGATGCTCCG is a genomic window containing:
- the purM gene encoding phosphoribosylformylglycinamidine cyclo-ligase — protein: MSNAYARAGVDIEAGDRAVELMKASVARSRRPEVLGGLGGFAGFFDASALKTMEQPVLVSSTDGVGTKVAIAQALDKHDTIGFDLIGMLVDDLVVTGAEPLFVTDYIACGKVVPERIAAIVGGIADACVAAGCSLVGGETAEHPGLLGPDEYDVAGATTGVVERAKILGPERVQAGDVVVAMASSGLHSNGYSLVRHVLLQEAGWQLDRHVDELGRTLGEELLEPTKVYALDVLALIDEVETHAFSHITGGGLEANLARVIPDGLSARLQRSSWTPSPVFQLVQQVGGLTQADVDATLNMGVGMAAILPAESVDGALALLERRGISSWVLGEITDGEGPGTAVLV